In the Pyrolobus fumarii 1A genome, one interval contains:
- a CDS encoding PolB1-binding protein PBP2 family protein: MAVTGLSEEERKALRKLREMVEKLTKEEYITFRYLWEHISVGEIIAEQELRIQHGIMKPDLMFKRIREKGLMEKGEGCYNLASWLRPLRKKLGSSLERVLSLAA; the protein is encoded by the coding sequence TTGGCGGTAACGGGGCTTAGCGAGGAGGAGAGGAAGGCTCTAAGGAAGCTCCGCGAGATGGTTGAGAAGCTCACGAAGGAGGAGTATATCACGTTTCGCTACCTCTGGGAGCACATATCGGTCGGCGAGATTATCGCGGAGCAGGAGCTTAGGATACAACATGGCATCATGAAACCCGATTTGATGTTCAAGCGCATCAGGGAGAAGGGGTTGATGGAGAAGGGCGAGGGGTGCTACAACCTAGCCTCGTGGCTTAGACCCTTGCGTAAAAAGCTGGGGTCTAGCCTCGAGCGCGTCCTCTCGCTAGCCGCCTAG